In a single window of the Campylobacter fetus subsp. testudinum 03-427 genome:
- the murB gene encoding UDP-N-acetylenolpyruvoylglucosamine reductase (Pfam match to PF02873.12 MurB_C): MKIDFSKLSSVKIGGIFDVEVIDEIRDFDGVLIGGANNILISPNPPKMGILSSKFDYIKFENGILKVGAKTKTSTLFKFVQEHRLGGFEFIKKIPGTMGGLITMNAGLKEYEISQNLKNVTTNFGQILKNDCDFSYRHSSIKGVIYEASFEIVREFSDELSSFLNAKRTNQPKGASFGSCFTNPEGKYAGALLEAARLKGFRIGGCGFSEIHANFLINYGGGSFEDALSLINLAKKRVLDEFGIELKSEVVIL; this comes from the coding sequence ATGAAAATAGATTTTTCAAAGCTTAGTTCGGTCAAAATCGGCGGTATTTTCGATGTAGAGGTTATAGACGAAATACGTGATTTTGATGGAGTTTTGATAGGCGGAGCAAATAATATATTGATCTCGCCAAATCCTCCAAAAATGGGAATTTTGAGTTCTAAATTTGATTATATTAAATTTGAAAATGGTATTTTAAAAGTAGGTGCGAAAACCAAAACCTCCACTCTTTTTAAATTTGTTCAAGAACACAGACTCGGCGGATTTGAATTTATAAAAAAAATTCCCGGAACAATGGGCGGCTTGATCACTATGAACGCCGGTCTTAAAGAGTATGAAATATCGCAAAATTTAAAAAATGTAACTACGAATTTCGGTCAAATTTTGAAAAACGATTGCGATTTTAGCTACCGACACTCATCTATCAAAGGTGTCATTTACGAAGCTAGTTTTGAGATCGTGCGTGAGTTTAGCGATGAGCTAAGTTCGTTTTTGAACGCAAAAAGAACAAACCAACCAAAAGGCGCAAGTTTTGGCTCTTGCTTTACAAATCCAGAGGGAAAATACGCTGGAGCTTTGCTTGAAGCTGCTAGATTAAAAGGTTTTAGGATAGGTGGATGCGGATTTAGCGAGATTCACGCAAATTTTTTGATAAATTATGGCGGAGGAAGCTTTGAAGATGCTTTGAGTCTTATAAATTTAGCTAAAAAACGTGTTTTAGACGAGTTTGGGATAGAGTTAAAAAGTGAAGTTGTTATATTGTAG
- a CDS encoding putative D-alanyl-D-alanine carboxypeptidase VanY (Pfam match to PF02557.13 VanY): MDRRKFIKNSLGLLGACALPSAAFGSGDLYIDDKSLFDSTFSKLKAVQSHIGFGYFNIISFDEVLKIARNSKIGAFSTAQINFMDFMFSEDPRKYGFYGRKTCDRLTSTINKKDIVKVPRTGHYLFKGLPYDVYTRLVKDVGDTLFLTSGVRSVSKQMYLYMNKIKNSSYNISKASFSLAPPAHSYHSIGDFDVGKHGFGALNFTEEFIKTDEFKKLIELEYVSIRYTKKNLDGVRFEPWHVQIN; encoded by the coding sequence ATGGATAGGCGTAAATTTATAAAAAATAGTTTAGGACTTTTAGGCGCATGTGCGCTTCCTAGCGCGGCTTTTGGCAGTGGTGATTTGTATATAGATGATAAGTCGCTTTTTGATAGTACTTTTAGTAAATTAAAAGCTGTGCAGTCTCATATAGGATTTGGGTATTTTAATATAATTAGTTTTGATGAGGTATTAAAAATAGCTAGAAATTCAAAAATCGGTGCATTTAGTACGGCTCAAATAAATTTTATGGACTTTATGTTCAGCGAGGATCCTAGAAAATATGGTTTTTATGGTAGAAAAACTTGCGATAGATTAACCAGCACTATAAATAAAAAAGATATCGTTAAAGTACCTAGAACGGGGCATTATCTATTTAAAGGATTGCCTTATGATGTATATACGAGACTTGTTAAAGATGTAGGAGACACGCTATTTCTTACAAGTGGAGTAAGAAGCGTATCAAAACAGATGTATTTATATATGAATAAGATAAAAAATAGTAGTTACAATATATCAAAAGCTAGTTTTTCGTTGGCTCCTCCTGCTCATAGTTACCATAGCATAGGTGATTTTGATGTTGGAAAGCACGGTTTTGGTGCGCTTAATTTCACTGAGGAGTTTATAAAAACAGATGAATTTAAAAAGCTTATTGAGTTAGAGTACGTATCTATACGATATACGAAAAAAAATTTAGATGGAGTTAGATTTGAACCGTGGCATGTACAGATTAATTAG
- the eno gene encoding enolase (Pfam matches to PF00113.18 Enolase_C, and to PF03952.12 Enolase_N) has product MVIVKKISAIEVLDSRGNPTIKTKVELCDGSIGEAIVPSGASTGKREALELRDGGEAFGGKGVLKAIKNVNSMIAEEICGKDAYNQKAIDDAMLGLDGTDNYSRIGANAVLGVSMAVARAAANSLKIPLYRYLGGANACTLPVPMFNIINGGAHANNSVDFQEFMIMPFGFSKFSDALRAATEIYQTLKKILNDLGHSTAVGDEGGFAPNLKDNEEPIKIIMEAIKKAGYKPGQQIKLALDVASSEFYDGKTYQIEGKKLTSEELVDRYVELCDKYPIFSIEDGLSEDDWDGWKVLSEKLGDKIQLVGDDLFVTNEKILKEGIEKGIANAILIKPNQIGSVSQTMQTVRLAQRNGYRCIMSHRSGESEDSFIADFAVALNTGEIKTGATSRSERNAKYNRLLEIELETSEFLGDKI; this is encoded by the coding sequence ATGGTTATAGTAAAAAAGATTAGCGCTATAGAAGTTTTAGATAGTCGTGGAAATCCGACTATAAAAACCAAAGTAGAGCTGTGCGACGGAAGTATAGGAGAAGCTATAGTACCAAGCGGTGCAAGTACTGGAAAACGAGAAGCTTTAGAGCTTAGGGACGGCGGAGAAGCATTTGGAGGTAAAGGTGTTTTAAAAGCTATTAAAAACGTAAATTCTATGATAGCAGAAGAGATATGCGGAAAAGACGCATATAATCAAAAAGCTATAGACGATGCTATGCTAGGGCTCGATGGAACAGACAACTACTCTCGTATCGGCGCAAATGCGGTTCTTGGCGTATCTATGGCAGTAGCAAGAGCTGCTGCAAATAGCTTAAAAATTCCATTATATCGCTACCTTGGTGGAGCAAACGCCTGCACTTTACCAGTGCCTATGTTTAATATTATAAACGGTGGTGCTCACGCAAATAATAGCGTTGATTTTCAAGAATTTATGATAATGCCGTTTGGATTTTCTAAATTTAGCGACGCTCTAAGAGCCGCAACTGAAATTTATCAAACATTAAAAAAGATATTAAACGATCTTGGACACAGCACAGCAGTAGGCGACGAGGGCGGATTTGCACCAAATTTAAAAGATAATGAAGAGCCTATAAAAATTATTATGGAAGCTATAAAAAAAGCAGGTTATAAACCAGGACAACAGATAAAACTAGCACTTGATGTTGCTTCAAGTGAGTTTTATGATGGTAAAACTTATCAGATCGAAGGTAAAAAGCTAACTAGTGAAGAGTTGGTTGATAGATATGTGGAGCTTTGCGATAAATACCCTATATTTTCTATAGAAGACGGACTTAGCGAAGACGACTGGGACGGCTGGAAAGTTCTAAGCGAAAAACTAGGCGACAAAATACAGTTAGTAGGAGATGATCTATTTGTAACAAATGAAAAAATCCTAAAAGAAGGTATCGAAAAAGGTATAGCAAACGCTATCCTCATAAAACCAAATCAAATAGGCTCAGTAAGTCAAACTATGCAAACAGTTCGCTTAGCTCAAAGAAACGGTTATCGCTGCATTATGAGCCATAGAAGCGGCGAGAGTGAAGATAGTTTTATAGCTGATTTTGCCGTTGCATTAAACACCGGTGAGATAAAAACCGGCGCAACAAGCAGAAGCGAGAGAAACGCAAAATACAATCGCCTTCTTGAGATAGAGCTTGAAACGAGCGAGTTTTTAGGGGACAAAATTTGA
- the recA gene encoding recombinase (Pfam match to PF00154.17 RecA) gives MDDNKKKSLDLALKQIDKAFGKGTVLRLGDKEIEPIDSISSGSIGLDIALGIGGVPKGRIVEVYGPESSGKTTLTLHLIAESQKVGGVCAFVDAEHALDVKYAKNLGVDTDNLYISQPDFGEQALDIVETLARSGAVDLIVIDSVAALTPKSEIEGDMGDQHVGLQARLMSQALRKLTGVVHKMGTTVVFINQIRMKIGAMGYGTPETTTGGNALKFYASVRLDVRKIATLKQSDEPIGNRVKVKVVKNKVAPPFRQAEFDIMFGEGISKEGEIIDYGVKLDIIDKSGAWFSYDNSKLGQGRENSKAFLKENKAIADEITEKIRANMGDSIMSSGIDEEETQGDE, from the coding sequence ATGGATGATAATAAGAAAAAAAGCCTAGACCTTGCTTTAAAGCAGATTGATAAAGCTTTTGGTAAAGGCACTGTTTTAAGGCTAGGAGATAAAGAAATAGAGCCGATAGATTCTATTTCCTCAGGATCGATAGGACTTGATATAGCTCTTGGTATAGGTGGCGTACCAAAAGGAAGGATAGTTGAAGTTTATGGACCAGAAAGTTCTGGTAAAACAACTCTTACTTTGCATTTGATAGCAGAATCTCAAAAAGTCGGCGGAGTTTGCGCATTTGTAGATGCTGAGCATGCGCTTGATGTTAAATATGCTAAAAATTTGGGCGTTGATACGGATAACTTATATATTTCTCAACCAGACTTCGGAGAGCAAGCTCTTGATATAGTTGAAACTCTAGCTAGAAGCGGCGCGGTTGATCTCATAGTCATAGATAGCGTTGCAGCTCTAACACCAAAAAGCGAGATAGAAGGCGATATGGGAGATCAACACGTCGGACTTCAAGCAAGACTTATGAGTCAAGCGCTTAGAAAATTAACTGGTGTAGTACATAAAATGGGAACTACAGTTGTATTTATCAACCAAATTCGTATGAAAATCGGCGCTATGGGTTATGGCACTCCTGAGACTACAACAGGTGGAAATGCACTCAAATTTTACGCTTCAGTTCGTCTTGACGTACGCAAAATAGCGACTTTAAAACAAAGCGACGAGCCAATCGGAAACCGCGTAAAAGTAAAAGTGGTAAAAAACAAAGTAGCTCCTCCTTTTAGACAAGCTGAGTTTGACATAATGTTTGGAGAAGGTATCAGCAAAGAAGGAGAGATAATAGATTACGGTGTAAAACTTGATATTATCGATAAAAGCGGTGCTTGGTTTAGCTATGATAATTCAAAATTAGGTCAAGGTAGAGAAAACTCAAAAGCATTTTTAAAAGAAAATAAAGCAATAGCAGATGAAATAACAGAAAAAATCCGTGCAAATATGGGTGATAGCATAATGAGCAGCGGAATAGATGAAGAAGAAACGCAAGGAGATGAGTAA
- the dxr gene encoding 1-deoxy-D-xylulose 5-phosphate reductoisomerase (Pfam matches to PF08436.8 DXP_redisom_C, and to PF13288.2 DXPR_C, and to PF02670.12 DXP_reductoisom) — protein MILLGSSGSIGKNVALLAMKYGIKLDALACKTDYKELNSQISKFNPKFVYIEDSGLKNLVEHNMVFTSKDGIDKFLEASYDEFGSTIVINSLVGFSGLRPSLVSQKLGFKLALANKESLVAGGKFLDTKNINPIDSEHFGLKFLLKNRPAIKKMIITASGGAFYDMHIDELEFVTAKNALKHPNWSMGAKITIDSATMANKLFEVLEAYHLYGIKDIDAFIERTSCIHALISFMDGSTTAHISRTDMKLAIAHAIGLEEEEILEPIDILSLKNISFNTINLKKYPIFTLKKDVLNNPDLGVIINAANEEMVYKFLNNEIPFLDISKAVFKALDKFGNVRIDDEDTVFEIDKKVREFCKGF, from the coding sequence ATGATACTACTAGGTAGTAGCGGCAGCATAGGAAAAAATGTTGCTTTGTTGGCTATGAAGTATGGCATAAAGCTAGATGCTTTAGCTTGTAAAACTGATTACAAAGAGCTTAATAGCCAAATTTCTAAATTTAATCCTAAATTTGTCTATATAGAAGATAGCGGGTTGAAAAATCTTGTTGAACATAATATGGTTTTTACTAGCAAAGATGGTATAGATAAATTCTTAGAAGCGAGCTATGATGAGTTTGGTTCTACTATTGTTATCAACTCATTAGTTGGTTTTAGTGGGTTAAGACCGAGTTTGGTCTCTCAAAAACTTGGATTTAAACTAGCTTTGGCAAACAAAGAGAGTTTAGTAGCAGGTGGTAAGTTTTTAGACACAAAAAATATTAATCCCATAGATAGTGAGCATTTTGGACTTAAGTTTTTGCTTAAAAATAGACCAGCTATCAAAAAAATGATTATAACTGCGAGTGGCGGTGCATTTTATGATATGCATATAGATGAACTTGAGTTTGTAACTGCTAAAAACGCTCTAAAACATCCAAATTGGAGTATGGGAGCAAAGATAACTATAGATAGTGCGACTATGGCAAACAAGCTATTTGAAGTACTTGAAGCTTATCATTTATACGGCATTAAAGATATAGATGCTTTTATAGAACGTACATCTTGTATCCACGCTCTGATCAGTTTTATGGACGGATCTACTACTGCTCATATATCAAGAACTGATATGAAACTAGCCATTGCTCATGCAATCGGTCTTGAAGAAGAAGAAATTTTGGAGCCTATTGATATTTTAAGCTTAAAAAATATTAGTTTTAATACTATAAATTTAAAAAAATATCCTATATTTACTCTAAAAAAAGATGTTTTAAATAATCCGGATTTAGGAGTTATCATAAATGCGGCAAACGAAGAGATGGTATATAAATTTTTAAATAACGAAATTCCGTTTTTAGATATCAGCAAAGCTGTTTTTAAAGCTCTTGATAAATTTGGAAACGTTAGAATAGACGATGAAGATACTGTTTTTGAGATAGATAAAAAAGTTAGAGAATTTTGCAAAGGATTTTGA
- the fliQ gene encoding flagellar export apparatus, flagellar basal body protein FliQ (Pfam match to PF01313.15 Bac_export_3) produces MQGDLIGLGVETFKLALLISLPMLLAGLIAGLIISIFQATTQINEMTLSFVPKIILVVIIIIFLMPWMMNQMIEFTARILNMIPTFIQ; encoded by the coding sequence ATGCAAGGTGATCTTATAGGGCTTGGAGTAGAAACGTTTAAATTAGCTTTGTTGATAAGCTTACCGATGTTACTTGCTGGACTTATCGCCGGACTCATAATAAGCATTTTTCAAGCTACTACTCAGATAAATGAGATGACTCTTAGCTTTGTGCCAAAAATCATCTTAGTTGTCATTATAATCATATTTTTAATGCCGTGGATGATGAATCAAATGATAGAATTTACTGCTAGAATACTAAATATGATACCGACTTTTATCCAATGA
- the cdsA gene encoding CDP-diglyceride synthetase (Pfam match to PF01148.16 CTP_transf_1), with product MKNRIITGLVLFAVFLVVALLDIFWLNFLIFGLILAVAFLESLKLFKIEYKSLVFIVLAFFSILPFLTGINDIFKVILLNLIAVASVLAYTKSENLKFILPFLYPSVPIFMMFALYQNYGIACLFWLIFTIVISDSGAYFTGKAFGKHRFSASSPNKTIEGVIGGVILGSVLGAIFAFVFVDVEYSIAIFCSVLVSVLGVFGDLFESYLKRRVDLKDSGTVLGEHGGVLDRIDGYLFGVVAMFLVLA from the coding sequence GTGAAAAATCGCATCATAACTGGTTTAGTGCTATTTGCAGTTTTTTTAGTTGTTGCGCTGTTGGATATATTTTGGCTCAATTTTTTGATATTCGGTCTTATTTTAGCCGTAGCTTTTTTGGAGAGTTTAAAACTATTTAAGATAGAGTATAAAAGTCTTGTTTTTATAGTTTTGGCGTTTTTTTCGATACTTCCGTTTTTAACCGGAATAAATGATATATTCAAAGTTATTTTATTAAATTTAATAGCCGTTGCTTCGGTTTTAGCATATACAAAATCTGAAAATTTAAAGTTTATACTACCTTTTTTATATCCTAGCGTTCCTATATTTATGATGTTTGCTTTATATCAAAATTATGGAATTGCTTGCTTATTTTGGTTGATTTTTACTATCGTGATAAGCGATAGCGGAGCGTATTTTACCGGAAAAGCATTTGGTAAGCACCGTTTTTCTGCTTCAAGCCCAAATAAAACTATAGAAGGCGTTATAGGCGGAGTGATTTTAGGAAGCGTTTTGGGAGCTATTTTTGCGTTTGTATTTGTAGATGTTGAGTATAGCATCGCCATTTTTTGTTCAGTGTTAGTGAGTGTGCTTGGAGTTTTTGGAGATCTGTTTGAGAGTTACTTAAAAAGGCGAGTAGATCTTAAAGATAGCGGTACTGTTTTAGGTGAGCATGGAGGCGTTTTAGATAGAATAGACGGATACCTTTTTGGCGTAGTTGCTATGTTTTTGGTACTTGCATGA
- the mqnD gene encoding 1,4-dihydroxy-6-naphthoate synthase (Pfam match to PF02621.10 VitK2_biosynth), with translation MKNISVAHSPDADDIFMYEAIKFGWIDSKILKFSNIAADIQTLNYEALKGTYDVTAISFGLYPLIYEDYALLRTAVSFGEGYGPKLIKKKGVTLKPNFKVALSGEHTTNALIFKIAYPNARVVYKNFLDIENAVLSGEVDAGVLIHESILDFSSELCVEREVWDIWCEFRGDDSLPLPLGGMALRRSLPITDAIECERVLRGAVEVANNNKKLLSKMLLERNLVRVDDKKLEIYLNLYANDNSISMSQIQIKAVDRLFELGYKHGFYGNLITSNPNLIPTEYLESRNA, from the coding sequence TTGAAAAATATAAGCGTCGCTCACTCTCCAGATGCCGATGATATTTTTATGTATGAAGCTATTAAATTTGGTTGGATCGATAGTAAGATTTTGAAATTTTCAAACATCGCAGCCGATATACAAACGCTAAATTACGAAGCTCTAAAAGGAACTTATGACGTGACTGCCATAAGTTTTGGTTTGTATCCGCTTATATATGAAGATTACGCTCTTTTGCGTACTGCAGTGAGTTTTGGCGAGGGATACGGACCAAAATTAATTAAGAAAAAAGGCGTTACTTTAAAACCGAATTTCAAAGTTGCGTTAAGCGGTGAGCATACTACAAATGCGCTAATTTTTAAGATAGCTTATCCAAATGCTAGAGTTGTTTATAAAAACTTTTTAGATATAGAAAATGCGGTTTTAAGCGGTGAAGTTGATGCTGGAGTGCTTATACATGAGAGTATTTTGGATTTTAGTAGCGAACTCTGCGTGGAGCGTGAAGTTTGGGATATTTGGTGTGAGTTTAGAGGAGATGACTCATTACCGCTTCCTCTTGGAGGAATGGCACTTAGAAGAAGTTTGCCTATAACAGACGCCATAGAGTGCGAAAGAGTTCTTAGGGGCGCCGTTGAAGTTGCAAATAATAATAAAAAACTACTCTCAAAAATGCTTCTTGAGCGAAATTTAGTAAGAGTAGATGATAAAAAACTTGAAATTTATCTAAATTTATACGCAAATGATAATTCCATAAGTATGAGTCAAATCCAGATAAAAGCGGTCGATAGGCTTTTTGAGCTTGGTTATAAACACGGATTTTATGGAAATTTAATAACTTCTAACCCCAATCTCATACCGACTGAATATTTAGAAAGTAGAAACGCTTAA